The nucleotide window GACGCTTGTCCGGCCACACACGCTTCCGCTTCGGTGCGGATTTCGGCCTAGGAAGGCCGAAGTGGAGCTCGATGCCCACCGGGCCTTCCCAGGGTTCCTCGGGGGCGTAGTCCTGAGCCACGTCCGCGACGAGACGCCGCCACGTGGAGAGCCCCTTCGCGGAGCTCGTGATGATGGGCTTGCCGTGGATGACCCACGCCCGAGTGGAGCCCTGCGGAATTGGGAGGCCGTGGACTTGAAAGCGGATCGCGTTCTCTGTTCGGATCACTCGCGTTTCCAGGGCTGGCGTCGCAGGCGAAGGCTTCGCCCGTTCCGGAGTCGTCGCGAGATCATGAGAACTCTTCTGGGGTACCGCCATTGTCCCATCCCATTCCTTGCTCGCCGACGGATGTCCGACAGCGGTCTGCCGGTCTTTAACCTTGCCGCTCGCACGAGACGCCTCGATGTGAAGAGTCCGAGGTACACTACGATTTGTCCGGGATGGGTGAAAGTGAGCGGTCGATACGGCCGTGGGCCCCCGGCGGCGCACCCGTTTCATGCGAATACACGGAAACCAGGGATGCGC belongs to Thermoplasmata archaeon and includes:
- a CDS encoding RusA family crossover junction endodeoxyribonuclease, which gives rise to MIRTENAIRFQVHGLPIPQGSTRAWVIHGKPIITSSAKGLSTWRRLVADVAQDYAPEEPWEGPVGIELHFGLPRPKSAPKRKRVWPDKRPDLDKLTRAVLDALTYVVFADDSQVIEIQASKDYGAPGVVVEIRRIIDAPNAPD